Proteins encoded within one genomic window of Saccharomyces paradoxus chromosome V, complete sequence:
- the CAJ1 gene encoding Caj1p (Nuclear type II J heat shock protein of the dnaJ family~similar to YER048C), whose translation MVKETEYYDILGIKPEATSTEIKKAYRRKAMETHPDKHPDDPDAQAKFQAVGEAYQVLSDPGLRSKYDQFGKEDAVPQQGFEDASEYFTAIFGGDGFKDWIGEFSLFKELNEATEMFGKEDEEGTAATGTEKADETTDGGMVKHDANKAESLKKDKLSKEQREKLMEMEKKRREDMMKQVDELAEKLNEKISRYLIAVKSNNLEEFTRKLDQEIEDLKLESFGLELLYLLARVYKTKANNFIMSKKTYGISKIFTGTRDNARSVKSAYNLLSTGLEAQKAMEKMSEVNTDELDQYERAKFESTMAGKALGVMWAMSKFELERKLKDVCNKILNDKKVSSKERIAKAKAMLFIAHKFASARRSPEEAEEARVFEELILGEQEKEHKKHTVAR comes from the coding sequence ATGGTAAAGGAGACAGAGTATTATGATATTTTGGGCATCAAGCCTGAGGCCACCTCTActgaaatcaaaaaggcCTACCGTAGGAAGGCTATGGAAACACATCCAGATAAGCATCCGGATGATCCAGATGCTCAGGCAAAATTTCAAGCTGTAGGTGAAGCCTACCAAGTTTTGAGTGATCCAGGACTTCGTTCCAAATATGATCAGTTTGGTAAAGAGGATGCTGTTCCCCAGCAAGGGTTTGAAGATGCTTCTGAATACTTCACAGCAATATTCGGTGGTGACGGCTTCAAAGATTGGATTGgagaattttctttgtttaaaGAACTAAACGAGGCCACAGAAATGTTTGGGAAGGAAGATGAGGAGGGTACTGCAGCCACTGGCACCGAGAAAGCAGATGAGACCACTGATGGTGGAATGGTTAAGCACGATGCTAATAAAGCagaatctttgaaaaaagataaacTTTCTAAGGAGCAAAGAGAGAAGCTTATGgaaatggagaaaaaaagacgGGAAGATATGATGAAACAAGTCGATGAGTTGGCAGAGAAATTGAACGAAAAAATCTCTAGGTATCTAATTGCCGTCAAGTCCAATAACTTGGAAGAATTCACGCGAAAACTAGATCAAGAAATCGAGGATCTAAAATTAGAAAGTTTTGGCCTAGAgttattatatttattgGCCAGAGTTTATAAGACAAAGGCAAATAATTTTATCATGTCCAAGAAGACCTACGGAATTTCTAAAATATTCACAGGTACGCGTGATAATGCTAGATCTGTTAAATCGGCATATAACCTGTTGTCGACAGGCTTAGAAGCTCAAAAAGCCATGGAAAAAATGAGTGAGGTTAATACTGATGAACTGGACCAATACGAACGTGCCAAATTTGAATCTACCATGGCTGGTAAGGCGCTTGGTGTCATGTGGGCTATGTCCAAGTTTGAACTGGAAAGGAAACTAAAAGACGTTTGCAATAAGATTCTAAACGATAAAAAGgtttcttccaaagaacGTATTGCAAAGGCAAAAGCAATGCTGTTCATTGCTCACAAATTTGCCAGTGCTAGAAGGTCACCagaagaagctgaagaagCTAGAGTATTTGAGGAGCTAATTCTTGGTGAACAAGAGAAGGAACACAAGAAACACACTGTGGCCAGATGA